From Xylocopilactobacillus apis, a single genomic window includes:
- a CDS encoding HAD-IIB family hydrolase, with product MIKKIFLDLDETLLNSKGELPLTKIKTINKCSVPITLVSARSPKEMEKIIDILNLNGPQIAFNGGLIFERKNSINHILFKQEISKKSVLLITNFILNNFPDISLNYYDDNKCYTFNQKRKVQISQPITSIKPRIIKHFEINQKNIYKIILKSSNSHLLWRLYRKLAYLCLFDVSIKQSGKMDLEITPSNARKDHAFKFAAKGLEKSEIAACVNSYKNLPMLKYVGLPIVMNDADSKIKSVAKYITKSNDENRVAYGIKHFIEETR from the coding sequence ATGATTAAAAAAATTTTCTTAGATTTAGATGAAACATTATTGAACAGTAAAGGAGAATTACCACTTACTAAAATCAAAACTATTAATAAATGCTCAGTCCCAATAACTCTTGTTTCAGCTCGGTCTCCAAAAGAAATGGAAAAGATTATCGATATCTTAAATTTAAACGGTCCTCAAATTGCTTTTAACGGGGGACTAATTTTCGAAAGAAAAAATTCAATAAACCATATTTTATTTAAACAAGAAATTTCAAAAAAATCAGTTTTACTAATTACCAACTTTATCCTTAATAATTTTCCTGATATTAGTTTAAATTATTATGACGATAACAAGTGCTATACTTTTAACCAAAAGCGAAAAGTTCAAATTTCTCAACCGATAACTAGTATCAAGCCAAGAATAATCAAACATTTTGAAATTAACCAAAAAAATATTTATAAAATTATTTTAAAATCATCTAATTCACACTTGTTATGGCGGCTATATCGAAAATTAGCTTATCTATGTTTATTTGATGTAAGCATTAAACAATCTGGTAAGATGGATTTAGAAATTACACCGTCTAATGCACGAAAAGATCATGCTTTTAAGTTTGCTGCTAAAGGGCTTGAAAAGTCTGAAATAGCTGCATGTGTGAATAGTTATAAAAATTTACCGATGTTAAAATATGTTGGGTTACCAATTGTAATGAATGATGCTGATTCGAAAATAAAATCTGTCGCTAAATATATTACTAAAAGTAACGATGAAAATAGAGTTGCTTATGGTATCAAACATTTCATCGAAGAAACAAGGTAA
- a CDS encoding cation:proton antiporter codes for MELIISILLMLAATVGANIIYSFFPKIPLAFYQIGMGFIVSWLPQFDQFQLKPEVFFLAIIAPLMFNEGQNTSNFSLKNHLKTILSLAVFLTVVTILVVGVFLHQIWPALPLALAFCLGAIVTPTDAVAVSSITENFHIPKTMLETLENESLFNDAAGIVALDLAINAFNTGKFSLIEGISNFLVVFFGGIIVGLLTGILLVIIQLFFQQHFFNSTTTILSINLLAPFSIYLIAEEFNFSGILAVVAAGIIHGIYKKRLRLTSTENQVALSTMWEIISQLLNGFVFVLLGVTLPRNMIELSNSNSWNSEALLFLALSIYCLMIILRFLWNHYGLVKKTKRKTKKQLRNSWIMALSGIHGTITLAMAFSLPLIFKKDLFPFRTNLIFLAEAIIVISLITPTIVLPHLLPQKKRFFTIRQFNKLLTNMIDYAIQQLKEEKEVDYLTMGQVIATLHTQRGRNSYGDSKRISQLFQKTLNLEIKTVNSCSNKGLINSENAKYYNFKLMLNSRKMILNPWSRIKIDWKILKNIFLNSKIYLEVKNHQTSYLEDFKVMEKIGFRAIINYLKKSRGDRQKDIHILHHYYEIRHQRINQPQKNSNIRELLISAFQYEYLYLQQAAKNKENPRELIQALSEKISTDQFVYITSDN; via the coding sequence GTGGAATTAATTATTAGCATTCTTTTAATGTTAGCTGCAACAGTTGGAGCTAACATTATATATTCTTTTTTTCCTAAAATTCCTCTAGCTTTCTATCAAATTGGAATGGGGTTTATAGTCTCTTGGCTCCCCCAATTTGATCAATTTCAATTAAAGCCAGAGGTCTTTTTCCTAGCCATTATTGCTCCATTAATGTTTAATGAAGGTCAAAACACTTCAAATTTTAGTTTAAAAAATCATTTGAAAACGATTCTTTCGCTAGCTGTTTTTCTCACAGTTGTTACAATTCTCGTGGTTGGTGTTTTTCTTCATCAAATTTGGCCCGCACTACCACTTGCTTTAGCATTTTGTTTGGGCGCTATTGTTACCCCTACCGATGCAGTTGCCGTTTCATCGATCACAGAAAATTTTCATATTCCAAAAACAATGTTAGAAACTTTAGAAAATGAATCTCTATTTAATGATGCCGCTGGTATTGTCGCCTTAGATCTAGCAATCAATGCATTCAATACTGGAAAATTCTCCCTAATTGAAGGAATTAGTAATTTCCTTGTTGTATTTTTTGGGGGAATTATTGTTGGTTTATTAACAGGAATATTACTAGTAATCATACAATTGTTTTTTCAGCAGCATTTTTTTAATTCAACAACCACTATTTTATCTATTAACCTTTTAGCACCTTTTTCTATTTATTTAATTGCCGAAGAGTTTAACTTTTCTGGAATTTTGGCAGTTGTTGCCGCCGGAATCATTCACGGAATTTATAAAAAAAGACTACGACTGACTTCTACCGAAAACCAAGTTGCCTTGTCAACAATGTGGGAAATCATTTCTCAATTATTAAATGGATTTGTATTCGTCTTATTAGGGGTCACTTTACCACGTAATATGATTGAATTATCTAACTCAAATAGTTGGAATTCTGAAGCCCTACTCTTTCTGGCTTTATCAATCTATTGTTTAATGATCATTTTACGTTTTTTATGGAATCATTATGGCTTAGTTAAAAAAACTAAACGGAAAACCAAAAAGCAGTTAAGAAATAGTTGGATAATGGCTTTAAGCGGCATTCATGGAACTATTACTTTAGCAATGGCTTTTTCATTACCTTTAATATTTAAAAAAGATCTGTTCCCTTTTCGGACAAATTTAATTTTTTTAGCCGAAGCAATCATTGTGATAAGTTTAATCACTCCTACTATTGTTCTACCGCATCTTTTACCGCAAAAAAAACGTTTCTTTACGATTCGCCAATTTAATAAGCTTTTAACTAATATGATTGATTATGCAATTCAACAATTAAAAGAAGAAAAAGAAGTTGATTATTTAACAATGGGTCAAGTCATTGCCACTTTACATACTCAACGCGGCAGAAATAGTTATGGCGACTCTAAAAGAATTTCTCAATTGTTCCAAAAAACACTTAATCTTGAAATAAAAACTGTCAATAGTTGTTCAAATAAAGGATTAATTAACAGTGAAAACGCTAAATATTATAATTTTAAACTAATGCTTAACTCTCGAAAAATGATTTTAAACCCGTGGAGTCGAATAAAAATAGATTGGAAAATTTTAAAAAATATTTTCCTTAATTCAAAAATTTACTTAGAAGTAAAAAATCACCAAACATCATACTTGGAAGATTTTAAAGTTATGGAAAAAATTGGATTTCGAGCAATTATCAATTATTTAAAAAAGAGTCGAGGGGATCGTCAAAAAGATATTCATATTCTACATCATTACTACGAAATTAGACATCAACGAATTAATCAACCGCAAAAGAATTCAAATATTAGAGAACTCTTAATTTCAGCATTTCAATATGAATATTTATATTTACAACAAGCTGCAAAAAACAAGGAAAACCCTCGTGAACTGATTCAAGCCCTTAGTGAAAAAATTTCAACAGATCAATTTGTTTATATCACTTCTGATAATTAA
- the gyrA gene encoding DNA gyrase subunit A: MDEQDNRRIENADVTTTIKTSFLEYAMSVIVARALPDARDGMKPVQRRILFGMNEQGMFPDRPYKKSARITGDVMGKYHPHGDTAIYESMVRMAQDFSYRYPLVDGHGNFGSIDGDPPAAMRYTEARLSKISMEMLRDINKDTVDFVPNYDESEKEPSVLPSRIPNLLLNGATGIAVGMTTNIPPHNLSELIAGIHHLMDNPDVTVTELMEDIKGPDFPTGALVIGRSGIRHAYETGKGSIVLRAKTEVETSKTGRETIIVKEIPYMVNKARLVERIGQLVHEKKIDGITELRDESDREGMRIVIGIRSDTTASIILNNLYKLTPLQVNYSYNMVAIVNGAPKLLNLKDLLNNYLNFQETVIRRRTAFDLKKAQARIHILEGLRVALDHIDEIVSLIRSAETPAVAKEGLITKFQLDDIQAQAILDMRLVRLTGLERDKIEDEYAKLEKDIADYQDILANPSRVNEIIYNELLEIQTKFGDERQTEIVKDEITNFEDEDLIEQEDIIVGLTHNGYIKRLDPSDFRQQNRGGRGVQGMGLHNDDFVEQLIYTNTHEQILFFTNRGKVYSAKGYQIPSFGRNAKGLPIINLINIEKDERVNTMMKVNSNNENEFLLFVTKHGTVKRTSSTEFSNIRNSGLRALTIHEGDELVNVMLTTGESKIFIGTHLGYCVAFSEEDVRAAGRIASGVRGIRLRDQDYVVGSAIIPDEGEILVISENGYGKKTSSKEYTIKNRGGKGMRTIRVTEKNGPLAGVTTVKGDEDILIVSNKGVVIRFDVQDVSKSGRATLGVRLIRLDQDAKVATVSKAIKIEDQDEEETPKDSDN; encoded by the coding sequence TTGGACGAACAAGATAATCGTCGGATTGAGAATGCTGATGTAACAACAACGATTAAAACTTCATTCTTGGAATACGCCATGAGCGTTATCGTTGCACGTGCTTTGCCTGACGCAAGAGACGGAATGAAACCAGTGCAGAGGCGAATTCTCTTTGGAATGAATGAACAAGGGATGTTCCCCGATCGACCGTACAAGAAATCAGCTAGAATTACTGGGGATGTCATGGGTAAGTATCATCCTCACGGAGATACTGCAATTTACGAATCCATGGTTCGAATGGCTCAGGACTTTAGTTACCGCTATCCTCTTGTTGATGGTCACGGAAACTTTGGATCGATTGACGGTGATCCACCGGCCGCAATGCGTTATACCGAAGCACGTCTTAGTAAGATTTCAATGGAAATGCTCAGAGATATCAACAAAGATACTGTTGACTTTGTGCCTAACTATGATGAATCAGAAAAAGAACCTTCAGTATTACCTTCAAGAATCCCAAATCTTCTTTTAAATGGAGCGACCGGAATCGCAGTCGGAATGACTACTAATATTCCGCCTCATAATTTAAGTGAATTGATCGCAGGAATTCATCATTTAATGGATAATCCTGATGTCACTGTAACTGAATTAATGGAAGATATTAAAGGACCCGACTTTCCAACAGGTGCCCTTGTTATTGGACGCAGCGGAATTCGCCATGCTTATGAAACTGGTAAAGGATCAATTGTTTTACGAGCAAAAACTGAAGTTGAAACTTCTAAAACAGGCCGTGAAACAATTATTGTCAAAGAAATTCCTTACATGGTTAATAAAGCCCGTTTAGTTGAACGAATTGGTCAATTAGTTCATGAAAAGAAGATTGACGGAATTACCGAACTGCGTGATGAATCTGATCGTGAAGGAATGAGAATTGTTATTGGGATTCGCAGTGATACTACTGCCTCAATTATCCTAAATAACCTTTATAAGCTAACTCCACTTCAAGTAAATTATTCCTACAACATGGTCGCAATTGTTAATGGAGCTCCTAAACTTCTTAATTTAAAAGACCTTTTGAATAATTATCTTAACTTCCAAGAAACAGTTATTCGAAGAAGAACAGCTTTTGATCTCAAAAAAGCTCAAGCAAGAATTCATATTTTAGAAGGCTTGAGAGTTGCGCTGGATCACATTGATGAAATTGTTAGTTTAATTAGAAGTGCTGAAACACCTGCGGTTGCTAAAGAAGGCTTGATTACTAAGTTCCAGCTTGATGATATTCAAGCTCAGGCAATTTTAGATATGCGTTTAGTCCGTTTAACAGGTCTAGAACGCGATAAAATTGAAGATGAATATGCAAAATTGGAAAAAGATATTGCTGATTATCAGGATATCTTAGCAAACCCTTCACGGGTTAACGAAATCATCTACAATGAACTTTTAGAAATTCAAACCAAATTTGGTGATGAACGTCAAACTGAAATTGTTAAAGATGAAATCACTAATTTTGAAGATGAAGATTTAATTGAACAGGAAGATATTATTGTCGGTCTTACTCATAATGGTTATATTAAGCGTTTAGACCCAAGTGATTTCCGGCAGCAAAATCGTGGTGGTCGTGGAGTTCAGGGAATGGGACTGCACAATGACGATTTCGTTGAACAGTTAATTTATACTAATACCCATGAACAAATTCTTTTCTTCACAAACAGAGGAAAGGTTTATTCAGCCAAAGGTTACCAAATTCCTAGTTTTGGCCGCAATGCAAAAGGCTTGCCAATTATTAACCTTATCAACATTGAAAAAGATGAACGGGTTAATACGATGATGAAGGTCAACTCGAATAACGAAAATGAATTTTTATTGTTCGTTACTAAACATGGTACTGTCAAACGCACAAGCTCAACTGAATTTTCTAATATTAGAAATTCTGGCTTAAGAGCTCTTACCATTCATGAAGGTGATGAATTGGTTAATGTAATGTTGACAACTGGTGAATCAAAGATCTTTATTGGAACTCATTTAGGTTACTGTGTTGCCTTCTCTGAAGAAGACGTGAGAGCAGCTGGTAGAATTGCTTCTGGAGTTCGCGGAATTAGACTGCGTGATCAAGATTACGTTGTAGGAAGTGCGATAATTCCTGATGAAGGTGAAATTCTAGTTATTTCAGAAAACGGCTATGGTAAGAAAACTTCTTCCAAAGAATACACAATTAAAAATCGTGGCGGTAAAGGAATGCGAACCATCAGAGTCACTGAAAAGAATGGCCCATTAGCTGGTGTCACAACGGTTAAAGGTGATGAAGATATTTTAATCGTCAGCAACAAAGGTGTTGTGATTAGATTTGACGTTCAAGATGTTTCTAAGTCTGGCCGTGCAACACTTGGTGTTCGTTTAATTAGATTAGATCAGGATGCGAAAGTTGCTACTGTTTCTAAAGCAATTAAAATTGAAGATCAAGATGAAGAAGAAACCCCAAAAGATTCTGATAATTAG
- the gyrB gene encoding DNA topoisomerase (ATP-hydrolyzing) subunit B, translating to MDNLTEKEKKAREYNSDEIEILEGLEPVRKRPGMYIGSTSSQGLHHLVWEIIDNGIDEALAGFATKIDITVEKDGSVTVIDDGRGIPVDTMDKNGKSALETVFTVLHAGGKFGNGGYKVSGGLHGVGASVVNALSTNLDVTVVREGKKYYMDFDHGHVKSKIKVIGDAPEHEHGTRVHFTPDPKIFTETTEFDDKILNTRIRELAFLNKGLTLAFTDQRIANAKPTVYKYDGGIKSYVEFLDKGKTPIFQDPIYVEGEQDGITVEVAMQYTTDYHNSLLTFANNIHTYEGGTHEQGFKTALTRVINDYARKNKTLKEDDDNLSGDDVREGLTAVVSVKHPDPQFEGQTKTKLGNSETRSIVDKTFSSSFNRFLLENPDEAKMIVEKGMLAAKARQAAKKAREATRKKTGLEITSLPGKLADNSSKDPEISELFIVEGDSAGGSAKTGRSRLTQAILPIRGKILNVEKASFEKILANDEIRTIFTAMGTGFGKDFDLSKARYHKLIIMADADVDGAHIRTLLLTLIYRFMRPVLEAGYVYLAQPPLYQVRQGKYRRYIDSDEELQEVLTQLSPSPKPAVQRYKGLGEMDATQLWDTTMDPERRRLLRMNLNDGQEASDTFDMLMGDKVQPRREFIEENAVYVDQKMIDA from the coding sequence ATGGATAATCTAACAGAAAAAGAAAAAAAAGCACGCGAATATAATAGTGACGAGATTGAAATCCTCGAAGGACTTGAACCAGTTCGTAAACGTCCGGGAATGTACATTGGTTCAACAAGTTCTCAAGGGCTTCACCACCTCGTTTGGGAAATTATTGATAACGGAATCGATGAAGCACTTGCTGGTTTTGCAACTAAAATTGACATTACCGTCGAAAAAGACGGTTCAGTCACAGTAATTGATGACGGACGTGGAATTCCAGTTGATACCATGGATAAAAACGGTAAGTCTGCCCTCGAAACAGTTTTTACTGTCTTACATGCCGGCGGTAAATTTGGTAACGGCGGCTATAAAGTGTCCGGTGGTCTTCATGGGGTTGGTGCATCCGTAGTTAATGCCCTTTCTACAAACCTTGACGTTACTGTTGTCAGAGAAGGCAAAAAGTATTACATGGACTTTGACCATGGTCATGTTAAATCAAAAATCAAAGTTATTGGTGATGCTCCAGAACATGAACACGGCACCAGAGTTCACTTTACACCTGATCCGAAAATTTTTACCGAGACTACTGAATTCGATGACAAAATTTTAAACACGAGAATTCGAGAACTAGCATTCTTAAACAAAGGCTTGACTTTAGCTTTTACTGACCAACGAATTGCGAATGCCAAGCCTACTGTTTACAAATATGACGGTGGAATTAAAAGCTACGTCGAATTTCTAGACAAAGGTAAAACTCCAATTTTTCAGGACCCAATCTATGTTGAAGGTGAACAAGATGGAATCACTGTTGAAGTAGCAATGCAATACACTACTGATTATCACAACAGCCTTTTAACATTTGCTAATAACATTCATACCTATGAAGGCGGAACTCACGAGCAAGGGTTTAAAACTGCCCTCACTCGTGTTATTAACGACTATGCCCGTAAGAACAAAACGTTAAAAGAAGATGACGATAATCTTTCTGGTGACGATGTTCGTGAAGGATTGACGGCTGTAGTCTCAGTTAAACATCCTGATCCGCAGTTTGAAGGTCAGACTAAGACTAAACTTGGAAATTCAGAAACTCGTTCAATTGTTGATAAAACTTTCTCCTCTAGTTTTAACCGCTTCTTATTAGAAAATCCTGATGAAGCTAAGATGATTGTCGAAAAAGGAATGCTTGCAGCCAAAGCTCGTCAAGCTGCCAAGAAAGCTAGAGAAGCAACACGGAAAAAGACTGGTCTTGAAATTACCAGTCTTCCTGGTAAATTGGCTGACAACTCTAGTAAAGACCCCGAGATATCTGAATTATTTATCGTCGAGGGGGATTCGGCTGGTGGTTCTGCTAAAACTGGTCGAAGTCGTCTAACCCAAGCAATTCTTCCAATTCGTGGAAAAATTTTAAACGTTGAAAAAGCATCATTTGAAAAGATTTTAGCTAATGATGAAATTAGAACCATTTTTACAGCAATGGGGACGGGTTTTGGTAAAGATTTTGATCTCTCAAAAGCAAGGTATCATAAGCTTATTATCATGGCCGATGCCGACGTCGACGGAGCTCATATTAGAACTCTTTTACTTACATTGATCTATCGTTTTATGCGACCCGTTCTTGAAGCAGGATATGTCTATCTTGCTCAGCCGCCGCTGTATCAAGTAAGACAAGGTAAATATCGCCGTTATATTGATAGCGATGAAGAACTGCAAGAAGTTTTGACTCAATTATCCCCTTCTCCAAAACCGGCAGTTCAGCGTTACAAAGGTTTGGGGGAAATGGACGCAACTCAGCTTTGGGATACAACAATGGACCCTGAGCGACGTCGTCTTCTAAGAATGAATTTAAATGATGGACAGGAAGCATCAGATACTTTCGATATGCTGATGGGTGATAAAGTTCAGCCTCGTCGTGAATTTATCGAAGAAAATGCAGTTTATGTCGATCAAAAAATGATTGATGCCTAA
- the recF gene encoding DNA replication/repair protein RecF (All proteins in this family for which functions are known are DNA-binding proteins that assist the filamentation of RecA onto DNA for the initiation of recombination or recombinational repair.): protein MSIKMKLEELKLDHFRNYESLSIENLSNVNILLGDNAQGKTNFLEAIYLLSLGKSFRTTHDSELIQSGSNEALVEGTFTRSTKSKIKLGLKIKKHGKIAYLNQLEQARMSDFIGQINTVIFSPEDLNIVKGTPAYRRHYLDLELSSISPKYLNELRIYQRTLKQKNQYLKMMREGRSSDEVYLDVLNNDLAKSGGYIAWARNKNIGELEESASDIHFRLTQEKEQLKIIYLSEVRSESLDSPEDAADALLTIFKGHRERELRQGVTVAGIQHDDLSFMINGTNVASFGSQGQKRSVSISLKLSEIEIIKKIRHEAPILLLDDIFSELDQSRQTFLIKSFEKEVQIFITTTSINDIDTSIIEPPLIIAVNDGEISTRGING from the coding sequence TTGTCGATAAAGATGAAGCTTGAAGAATTAAAATTAGATCACTTTCGAAATTATGAGTCTCTTTCAATTGAAAACCTTTCTAACGTCAATATTTTACTTGGTGATAACGCCCAAGGAAAAACAAATTTCCTAGAGGCAATTTACTTATTATCTCTTGGCAAAAGTTTTCGAACTACTCATGACAGCGAATTAATTCAAAGCGGATCCAATGAGGCATTAGTTGAAGGAACTTTTACCAGAAGTACCAAATCTAAAATCAAGCTTGGACTAAAAATAAAAAAGCACGGTAAAATTGCTTATTTAAATCAATTAGAGCAAGCACGAATGAGTGATTTTATTGGTCAGATTAACACTGTCATTTTCTCGCCAGAAGACCTTAATATTGTTAAGGGTACTCCTGCATATAGGCGTCATTATCTTGATTTAGAACTTTCAAGCATTAGTCCAAAGTATCTTAATGAGCTGAGAATTTATCAGCGAACTTTGAAACAAAAAAATCAATATTTAAAGATGATGCGTGAAGGACGTTCTAGTGATGAGGTTTACCTAGACGTTTTGAACAATGATTTAGCTAAATCTGGCGGATACATTGCGTGGGCTCGTAATAAAAATATTGGTGAACTTGAAGAATCTGCAAGTGATATACATTTTCGCTTAACGCAAGAAAAAGAACAGCTAAAGATCATTTACCTTAGCGAGGTCCGCAGTGAAAGTCTCGATTCACCAGAAGATGCAGCAGATGCGCTTTTAACAATATTTAAAGGCCATCGTGAACGAGAGTTAAGACAAGGCGTTACAGTGGCTGGAATCCAACATGATGATCTAAGTTTCATGATTAATGGTACTAATGTTGCCAGCTTTGGCTCCCAAGGTCAAAAACGATCCGTTTCAATTTCACTTAAACTTTCTGAAATTGAAATCATTAAGAAAATTCGTCATGAAGCTCCAATTTTACTTCTCGATGATATTTTTTCAGAGCTGGATCAAAGTCGTCAGACTTTTCTTATTAAATCATTTGAAAAAGAGGTTCAAATTTTTATTACAACCACTTCAATCAATGATATTGACACCTCCATCATTGAGCCGCCCCTAATTATTGCGGTCAACGATGGTGAAATTTCTACTAGGGGGATAAATGGATAA
- the yaaA gene encoding S4 domain-containing protein YaaA has translation MIFIDLSKYFDFSYKFYNLNQISGKIEKYRLEVESVENVKLKSEYMKLQDLLKIVGIISTGGQAKGFLDEYEVLVNNERETRRGRKLRGGDIVTFGDNNFKIVDKDEA, from the coding sequence ATGATATTTATAGACTTGTCTAAATATTTTGATTTTAGCTATAAATTTTACAATTTAAATCAAATAAGTGGTAAAATAGAAAAGTATAGACTGGAGGTGGAGAGCGTAGAAAACGTAAAACTAAAGTCCGAATACATGAAACTTCAGGATTTACTAAAAATTGTTGGAATTATTTCAACTGGCGGTCAAGCCAAAGGCTTCTTAGATGAATACGAAGTTTTAGTCAATAACGAGCGAGAAACTCGGCGCGGACGTAAATTACGCGGTGGTGATATTGTGACTTTCGGTGATAATAATTTTAAAATTGTCGATAAAGATGAAGCTTGA